GCATGCACACCGACACCATCATGCTGGCGACCTTCAACAAGACCAACGTGCAGATCCTCAACATTCCCCGGGACACCCAGGCCGAGGGAACCTACCGCAAGATCAACTCCTCTTTCAAGATCGGGGGTCCCGAGCAACTCCTCGGAGATGTGGAGACCCTGATCGGGCAGCGCATCGATTACTACGCCATTGTCCGTCTGGACTTTGTCGGAGATGTGATTGATCGGCTGGGAGGGCTGGATGTGGTGGCTCCGGCAGATGTGGCCTTCGATGACCGTGCTGCAGACCTGCACCTGCACCTGAAAGCCGGACCCCATCACCTGAATGGCAAAGATGCGGTGGCCTTCCTGCGCATGCGCAAAGCTCCAGGGTGGGGAGATGACTATGGCCGCATTGACCGCCAGAAGCTCGCCATTGCCCAGTTGCTGGACAAATTGCGCAGCTCCCAGGGGCTCACGGCACTGCCAGGCATCCTCTCACAGTTCAACAACGGGGTGATCACCAATGCCGATCCCAGCATGATCGATGCGATGGTGCCCTTCCTGAAGAGTTACCGCCTGCAGATGGCCACCCTTCCGACCAATGAAATTCCCGGTTCCAGCAACCTGGCGGTGGACCGTGCAGCTTTAGACCTCATGAATGCCCCCACCCAGCAGGTGGCCCAGAGTGCCATTCCAGAATCGCCCGTGCGCATTGTGGATGGCAGTGGCACCGGACTGGGGAAGAAGCTTTCAAACTACCTCTCCCAGCAGGGGTATAAGATTTCTCAGGTGGAAGAGCAGACAGCCAGTTCCGAACAGAGCTCTGTGGCCACCCGCAATGAGGTGAGCGATGCCGAGCAGGTGTCCACCCGCCTCAACCTGCCCAGAATTCAGACCCTGCGCCTTCCTGTAGAGTACGGCGAGGTGGTGGTGTTTCTCGGGCAGGACGCCAACAGCAAATACGCAGCACTCGCTGCCCTCCCCGGAACAGAGTAGATTTTTCATGAACCCATGTTCGTGAATTCCTGACTTTTCTACTCGTTTCCCACGCCAGAGTGAGGTACACTCACTCTTATTCAGCAAGGAGAACCATGCAAGACAGAGAACTGATTCAACTGATTGTGGATGCCGCAAAAGACAAAAGAGCCGAAGATGTGGTGGTCTTAGACCTCCAGCACGTGAGCAGCACCCTCGATTACTTCATCATCTGCACCGCCAGTGCAGGGCTGCAGATCAACGCTGTACAGAATGCTGTGCGCGAGGCCACCAAGGAAAAAGGCGTTCATGCCCTTGGAATTGAAGGCCCCAGCGACCGCTGGATTCTGATCAACTTCGGCACGGTGATCGTGCACGTCATGACGAAAGAGGCTCGTGACTATTATGACCTGGAAGGTCTCTGGTCTGATGCCCAGCACGTTGCAGTCTAGGTAAAACCACATCCACCTGGGTTCCGCCCCCATCGGGGGTGGAGATCCTCAGGTGGCCTCCGTGGGCTTCCACGAAGCGTTTCACCACAGCCAGACCCAATCCCCAGCCCTTCTTGCCGTTGTTGCGTTTCAGGCGGTAGAAGGGCTCCATCACTTTGCGCTGTTCCTCTTCGGGAATGCCAGGGCCGTAATCCCGCACGCTGATGGTCACTTCCTTGCCCATGGCGTACACCCCGATGTCCACATTGGTGTGGGAGGGAGCGTACTTCAGGGCGTTTTCCACGAGGTTGCGGATCACCTGTTTGATGCGCACCACATCCACATCCAGCATCACCGGGGTGAGGGGCAGGATGCACTGCACGCGGGGTTCTTCCTGGGCAAACTCGCGCACCATTTCGCGGATGTCGATGCGCTCCCACTTGAGTTCGAGGTTCACATACACGTCCTCCAGGCGGCTCAGGTCGGTGAGGACCGTCAGTTCCTGGGTGCTGTTGACCAGGCGTTCCAGCAGGGTGCGGCGCTGGTCTGCGGTCAGGGAATCCCGGCTGAGCAGATTGGTGGCCAGCACCAGTTGCTGCAGGGGTTTGCGCAGTTCGTGTGAGGTGATGGCGTTCAGTTCCATCTGCAGTTGCTTCTGGGCCTCCACCTTGTTCTTTTCTTCGTGGTAGTTGACCCAGATGCGGGTCATCATGGCGGCCAGCAGACCGAAAGTGATGGACACCAGGATGCGCAGCCAGAACTGCTGGGTGCGCAGGGTGTACAGCACGTTCAGGCGGTTGTCCTGAATCAGGTCGCGGGACTGCATGGAGAGCTGCATGGATTCCCGGTAGGCTTTTTCCAGCAGGGGAATGCTGGGGGGGGTGGTCTGGATGGCCTGCTGCAGGTTCCCGATGATGCTGCTGAGTCTGGCATCTCCGTAGGTTTCCACCTCTTTGACCTGTGGGAATTCGCTGTTGAGGTTCTTGAAGGTGTCTCTCAGCAGGGCGAGGTTCTGCTCGTAGGTGGCACTGCAGATCTGGTGGTCAGAGGTCTGCATCAGGATGCAGGCGATGCGCTGGTTGAGCTGGTAATAGTGGTGGTTGCTCCAGATCAGGTTCTGGCGGGTCAGGGCGTCATAGGAGGGCAGAAAAGCCAGCGTAAACAGCATGAAAGACACCCCGGCAACCAGCAGGGCAGCAATCAGAGGGGTAAACCTGTGACGCAGCATGTTCACTCCACGCGGATGCTCTTCAGGAACCACACCCACTTGCTGCCGTATTCCAGCACGTTGAAGCGGTCAGGGTAGGCGTGGCTGGGAAAGACCACCAGCAGGGGGCCTTTGTCTTCAATGGTGAGGGGTTGACCGTCCCCTTTGAAGGCGATCATCACCGGGTAATCCAGCACGTCCTGCGCATTGATGAAGGTGCTGTAATCGTTGGTGGCCACCATGTAGAGCTTTTTGGGGGTCAGCTTCAGGTGATCCATCAGGTCGGCGATCATCACCCCCTGGTAGGTGTGTGGGTGGCTGGCGTCATCCGGGCGTGCTGTGCGGTACTCGATGATCCGCAAAGACTCCAGCTGGGCCTGGGTGAATGTCGTTTCCCCTTTCATGGACTGCACCGTGAGGACCACGGGATCACTGCCTGCTGCAGGCATGGCCTGGGCTGGACGCACCTCCTGATACACCTGGGGTCGGGTGCATCCTGTGAGCAGGAGCACCGCGCAGGAAACCAACAAAGCCCGCATACTTAACAGGATACTACGCTTTTGTCACAGCAATCATGTTGGCGTGAAAGGTGCTCCCCGCGCCCAGATCGGTGAGCCTCT
Above is a genomic segment from Deinococcus cellulosilyticus NBRC 106333 = KACC 11606 containing:
- a CDS encoding LCP family protein, translated to MERTPKSKPKQQWRIWRTVQLTSLMLAASGLLGFALMSAQGITGKRAGLVTASGEAPSFTVLLAGLEASYCAWATPTAPARKCTPEEAVDRNKVVDGMHTDTIMLATFNKTNVQILNIPRDTQAEGTYRKINSSFKIGGPEQLLGDVETLIGQRIDYYAIVRLDFVGDVIDRLGGLDVVAPADVAFDDRAADLHLHLKAGPHHLNGKDAVAFLRMRKAPGWGDDYGRIDRQKLAIAQLLDKLRSSQGLTALPGILSQFNNGVITNADPSMIDAMVPFLKSYRLQMATLPTNEIPGSSNLAVDRAALDLMNAPTQQVAQSAIPESPVRIVDGSGTGLGKKLSNYLSQQGYKISQVEEQTASSEQSSVATRNEVSDAEQVSTRLNLPRIQTLRLPVEYGEVVVFLGQDANSKYAALAALPGTE
- the rsfS gene encoding ribosome silencing factor, producing MQDRELIQLIVDAAKDKRAEDVVVLDLQHVSSTLDYFIICTASAGLQINAVQNAVREATKEKGVHALGIEGPSDRWILINFGTVIVHVMTKEARDYYDLEGLWSDAQHVAV
- a CDS encoding sensor histidine kinase produces the protein MLRHRFTPLIAALLVAGVSFMLFTLAFLPSYDALTRQNLIWSNHHYYQLNQRIACILMQTSDHQICSATYEQNLALLRDTFKNLNSEFPQVKEVETYGDARLSSIIGNLQQAIQTTPPSIPLLEKAYRESMQLSMQSRDLIQDNRLNVLYTLRTQQFWLRILVSITFGLLAAMMTRIWVNYHEEKNKVEAQKQLQMELNAITSHELRKPLQQLVLATNLLSRDSLTADQRRTLLERLVNSTQELTVLTDLSRLEDVYVNLELKWERIDIREMVREFAQEEPRVQCILPLTPVMLDVDVVRIKQVIRNLVENALKYAPSHTNVDIGVYAMGKEVTISVRDYGPGIPEEEQRKVMEPFYRLKRNNGKKGWGLGLAVVKRFVEAHGGHLRISTPDGGGTQVDVVLPRLQRAGHQTRDLPGHNSHEPLSS
- a CDS encoding molybdopterin-dependent oxidoreductase; this translates as MRALLVSCAVLLLTGCTRPQVYQEVRPAQAMPAAGSDPVVLTVQSMKGETTFTQAQLESLRIIEYRTARPDDASHPHTYQGVMIADLMDHLKLTPKKLYMVATNDYSTFINAQDVLDYPVMIAFKGDGQPLTIEDKGPLLVVFPSHAYPDRFNVLEYGSKWVWFLKSIRVE